Proteins from a genomic interval of Amycolatopsis sp. cg13:
- the valS gene encoding valine--tRNA ligase → MNEKIPHKVGVDGLAAKWVPVWEREGVYRFDRARPDVYSIDTPPLTASGSLHIGHVFSYTHTDVLARYQRMRGRSVFYPVGWDDNGLPTERRVQNHFGVRCEPSLPYDPSFSPPEKPGKNAIPVSRRNFVELCLELTETDEKVFEEVWRSIGLSVDWTLAYQTIDPATTEISQRAFLHNLARGEAYQSEAPTLWDVTFRTAVAQAELEDRERPGAYHDLVFTADTGEVLISTTRPELLPACVALVAHPDDERYQGLFGKTVRTPVFGVEVPVHAHHLADPEKGTGIAMVCTFGDTTDVTWWRALQLETRPVLGRDGRFRSEPPHGVPAETYEPLAGKTVHTGRQIVVDLLREAGALRGEPRPITHPVKFYEKGDKPLEIVTSRQWYLRNGGRDDALRAKLLARGEELNWVPPHMEVRYRSWVEGLTSDWLVSRQRFFGVPIPVWYPLDADGEPDHDAVLAPDDASLPVDPSTDVPPGFTEEQRGVPGGFVAEADVMDTWATSSLTPQIAGRWSLDDDLFRRVFPFSLRPQAHEIIRTWLFSTAVRAELEEDVLPWRDAVISGWVLDPDRKKMSKSVGNVVTPADLLERHGSDAVRYWAASARPGVDTAVDEGQMKVGRRLATKLLNVSKFVLGLGTPAAESVATEPLDRSVLAALAKVVEEATAAFEALDQARALQVTETFFWTFCDDYVELVKGRAYGDLGAEAAESAQVALRTVLSALVRMFAPVLPFSTEEIWSWWQQGSVHQASWPTAPDVDGDGTLLPLAGSVIAAVRRAKSDAKVSMRTAVETLSVTAPADVLEGFAGIAEDVRVAGVVNTVTTQEGELSVAVTIS, encoded by the coding sequence ATGAACGAGAAGATCCCGCACAAAGTCGGCGTCGACGGCCTTGCCGCCAAATGGGTACCGGTGTGGGAACGCGAAGGCGTATACCGGTTCGACCGCGCGCGCCCGGACGTCTACTCGATCGACACGCCGCCGCTGACCGCGAGCGGTTCGCTGCACATCGGGCACGTCTTCTCCTACACGCACACCGACGTTCTCGCGCGCTACCAACGGATGCGCGGCCGTTCGGTCTTCTACCCGGTCGGGTGGGACGACAACGGCCTGCCCACCGAACGCCGCGTGCAGAACCATTTCGGCGTGCGCTGCGAGCCGTCGCTGCCCTATGACCCGTCGTTCTCCCCGCCGGAAAAGCCCGGCAAGAACGCGATTCCGGTGTCGCGGCGCAATTTCGTGGAGCTGTGCCTTGAACTGACCGAAACCGACGAGAAGGTGTTCGAGGAGGTCTGGCGGAGCATCGGGCTTTCGGTGGACTGGACGCTGGCGTACCAGACGATCGACCCTGCGACCACGGAAATCTCGCAGCGCGCGTTCCTGCACAACCTCGCGCGCGGCGAGGCGTACCAATCCGAAGCCCCGACGCTGTGGGATGTCACCTTCCGCACCGCCGTTGCCCAGGCGGAGCTGGAAGACCGCGAACGGCCAGGCGCGTATCACGATCTCGTGTTCACCGCGGACACCGGCGAGGTGCTGATCTCGACGACGCGGCCCGAGCTGCTGCCCGCGTGCGTGGCGCTCGTCGCGCATCCGGATGACGAGCGGTACCAAGGCCTTTTCGGGAAGACCGTGCGCACGCCGGTGTTCGGCGTCGAGGTGCCGGTGCACGCGCACCATCTCGCGGATCCGGAAAAGGGCACCGGCATCGCGATGGTGTGCACCTTCGGCGACACCACGGACGTCACCTGGTGGCGCGCGCTGCAGCTCGAAACGCGTCCGGTGCTGGGCCGAGACGGCCGGTTCCGCTCCGAGCCGCCGCACGGCGTTCCCGCCGAGACGTACGAGCCGCTGGCGGGCAAGACTGTCCACACTGGACGCCAGATCGTGGTGGACCTCCTGCGGGAGGCGGGCGCGCTGCGCGGCGAGCCGAGGCCGATCACGCATCCGGTGAAGTTCTACGAAAAGGGCGACAAGCCGCTCGAAATCGTCACCAGCCGCCAGTGGTACCTGCGCAACGGCGGCCGCGACGACGCTCTGCGCGCGAAGCTGCTGGCTCGCGGCGAGGAGCTGAACTGGGTCCCGCCGCACATGGAGGTCCGCTACCGCAGCTGGGTCGAGGGCCTGACCAGCGACTGGCTGGTCAGCCGCCAGCGGTTCTTCGGCGTGCCGATCCCGGTCTGGTACCCGCTGGACGCCGACGGCGAGCCGGACCACGACGCCGTGCTCGCCCCCGACGACGCGAGCCTGCCGGTAGACCCGAGCACCGACGTTCCGCCGGGCTTCACCGAGGAGCAGCGCGGCGTGCCGGGCGGGTTCGTCGCGGAGGCGGACGTGATGGACACCTGGGCCACATCGTCGCTGACGCCGCAGATCGCCGGGCGCTGGAGCCTCGACGACGACCTGTTCCGCCGCGTCTTCCCGTTCTCGCTGCGGCCGCAGGCGCACGAGATCATCCGCACCTGGCTGTTCTCCACCGCAGTCCGCGCCGAACTGGAGGAAGACGTCCTGCCGTGGCGCGACGCGGTGATCTCCGGCTGGGTGCTCGACCCGGACCGCAAGAAGATGTCTAAGTCGGTCGGCAACGTCGTCACCCCGGCGGATCTGCTGGAGCGGCACGGTTCCGACGCGGTGCGCTACTGGGCGGCGAGCGCGCGGCCGGGCGTGGACACGGCGGTCGACGAAGGCCAGATGAAGGTCGGGCGACGGCTGGCGACGAAGCTGTTGAACGTGAGCAAGTTCGTGCTCGGCCTCGGGACACCTGCGGCCGAGTCGGTCGCGACCGAGCCGTTGGACCGGTCCGTGCTCGCCGCGCTGGCGAAGGTGGTCGAGGAAGCGACAGCCGCGTTCGAGGCGCTTGACCAGGCGCGGGCGTTGCAGGTGACGGAGACGTTCTTCTGGACCTTCTGCGACGACTATGTCGAGCTGGTGAAGGGCCGCGCGTACGGCGACCTCGGCGCGGAGGCAGCGGAATCGGCGCAGGTGGCGTTGCGGACGGTGCTGTCGGCGTTGGTGCGGATGTTCGCGCCGGTGCTGCCGTTCTCCACCGAAGAGATCTGGTCGTGGTGGCAGCAAGGTTCGGTGCACCAGGCGTCCTGGCCGACCGCGCCGGACGTCGACGGCGACGGCACGCTGCTGCCGCTGGCCGGTTCCGTGATCGCTGCCGTGCGCCGGGCCAAGTCCGACGCGAAGGTGTCCATGCGGACCGCCGTCGAGACACTGTCGGTCACCGCTCCGGCGGACGTGCTCGAAGGCTTCGCCGGAATCGCCGAGGACGTGCGCGTCGCCGGCGTGGTGAACACCGTGACCACGCAGGAAGGCGAGCTCTCGGTGGCGGTGACGATCAGCTGA
- the dapF gene encoding diaminopimelate epimerase: protein MGGIEFLKGHGTQNDFVLLPDAAGRLDLTAERVAALCDRQRGIGADGVLRVVRAKAIGEESAGEWFMDYRNADGSIAEMCGNGTRVFARYLVDAGLAEEGEFVIGTRAGDRPVVVHPDRSVTVQMGPAAITGTSVTVVAGQPFSGVAVNVGNPHLVSVTDTDIAGLDLRDQPDFDHDVFPSGVNLEFVNVLSEGALRMRVHERGVGETRACGTGTVAAVAAALHLAGKDTGASTVDIPGGRVSVTVGRGESTLSGPAEIVARGELDEAWWLAAGA, encoded by the coding sequence ATGGGCGGCATCGAATTCCTCAAGGGCCACGGCACGCAGAACGACTTTGTGCTGCTGCCTGACGCGGCCGGCCGCCTCGACCTCACCGCCGAGCGAGTGGCGGCGCTGTGCGACCGGCAGCGGGGCATCGGCGCGGACGGCGTGCTGCGCGTCGTGCGGGCGAAGGCGATCGGCGAAGAGTCGGCGGGCGAGTGGTTCATGGACTACCGCAACGCCGACGGTTCGATCGCCGAGATGTGCGGCAACGGCACCCGCGTTTTCGCGCGCTACCTGGTCGACGCCGGGCTGGCCGAGGAGGGCGAGTTCGTCATCGGCACCCGCGCGGGCGACCGGCCGGTCGTCGTGCACCCGGACCGTTCGGTCACCGTCCAGATGGGCCCGGCGGCGATCACCGGCACGTCGGTCACCGTGGTGGCCGGGCAGCCGTTCTCCGGGGTCGCGGTCAACGTCGGCAACCCGCACCTGGTGTCGGTCACCGACACCGACATCGCCGGCCTCGACCTGCGCGACCAGCCCGATTTCGACCACGATGTGTTCCCGTCCGGGGTCAACCTGGAGTTCGTCAACGTGCTCTCCGAAGGCGCGCTGCGGATGCGCGTCCACGAGCGCGGCGTGGGGGAGACGCGGGCCTGCGGCACCGGCACGGTCGCCGCGGTGGCCGCCGCGCTGCACCTCGCGGGCAAGGACACCGGCGCATCCACAGTGGACATTCCGGGCGGCCGGGTGTCGGTCACGGTCGGGCGCGGCGAATCGACGCTGTCCGGACCGGCCGAGATCGTGGCCCGCGGCGAGCTGGACGAAGCCTGGTGGCTCGCCGCGGGCGCTTGA
- a CDS encoding DUF349 domain-containing protein: MAQENTSPGTPAPHPVPHAHGAGHAAPPVPPAEPAPATWGRVDGEGTVYVFTADGEREVGVWQAGTPEEGLLHYARRFDDVRTEVELLETRLNSGAGDPKHALSSATQIRDGLGEAAVVGDLKALAARLEFVIGLAEKALVNVKHEREEARAAAVARKQALADEAEKIAADSTQWKAAGDRLRAILDEWKTVKGVDRKTDDELWKRFSKAREAFNRRRGSHFAELDKQRASAKQRKEELIAEAESIADSDDWGATAGRYKDLMAEWKAAGRAPKDSDEALWQRFRAAQDAFFARRSAVFSERDAEFAGNAQRKEELLVEAEKIDVAANLEAAKSALRRIQEQWDEIGKVPRERIRELDGRLKAVQDAVKSAEDSRWRRTDPEAQARAAQFRERVEQFESQAAKARAAGDERRAKKADEQAAQWREWMEAAEAAVADR; encoded by the coding sequence ATGGCCCAGGAGAACACGTCCCCCGGCACCCCGGCACCGCACCCGGTGCCGCACGCGCACGGCGCCGGCCATGCCGCGCCTCCGGTGCCGCCCGCCGAGCCCGCCCCCGCCACCTGGGGCCGGGTCGACGGGGAAGGCACCGTTTACGTCTTCACCGCCGACGGCGAACGCGAGGTCGGGGTCTGGCAGGCAGGCACGCCCGAGGAAGGCCTGCTGCACTACGCGCGCCGCTTCGACGACGTGCGCACCGAGGTCGAACTGCTCGAAACGCGGCTGAACTCCGGGGCGGGCGACCCGAAGCACGCGCTCTCGAGCGCCACCCAGATCCGCGACGGGCTCGGCGAGGCGGCCGTGGTCGGCGACCTGAAGGCGCTCGCCGCGCGGCTCGAGTTCGTGATCGGGCTGGCGGAGAAGGCGCTGGTCAACGTCAAGCACGAGCGCGAGGAAGCCCGGGCCGCGGCAGTCGCGCGCAAGCAGGCGCTGGCCGACGAGGCGGAGAAGATCGCCGCCGATTCCACGCAGTGGAAGGCCGCGGGCGACCGGCTGCGCGCGATCCTCGACGAGTGGAAGACGGTCAAGGGCGTCGACCGCAAGACCGACGACGAGCTGTGGAAGCGGTTCTCGAAGGCGCGCGAGGCGTTCAACCGCCGCCGCGGCTCGCACTTCGCCGAACTGGACAAGCAGCGGGCGAGCGCGAAGCAGCGCAAGGAAGAGCTGATCGCCGAGGCCGAGTCGATCGCCGATTCGGACGACTGGGGCGCCACCGCCGGCCGGTACAAGGACCTGATGGCCGAATGGAAGGCCGCCGGGCGCGCGCCGAAGGACAGCGACGAGGCGCTGTGGCAGCGGTTCCGCGCGGCGCAGGACGCGTTCTTCGCCCGCCGCTCGGCCGTGTTCTCCGAGCGCGACGCGGAGTTCGCCGGCAACGCCCAGCGCAAGGAAGAGCTGCTGGTCGAGGCCGAGAAGATCGACGTGGCGGCCAACCTCGAGGCGGCCAAGTCGGCGCTGCGCCGGATCCAGGAGCAGTGGGACGAGATCGGCAAGGTCCCGCGCGAACGCATCCGCGAGCTGGACGGTCGGCTCAAGGCCGTGCAGGACGCGGTGAAGTCGGCCGAGGACAGCCGCTGGCGCCGCACCGACCCGGAGGCGCAGGCGCGTGCCGCGCAGTTCCGGGAGCGGGTCGAGCAGTTCGAATCGCAGGCCGCGAAAGCGCGGGCCGCCGGGGACGAGCGGCGGGCGAAGAAGGCCGACGAGCAGGCCGCCCAGTGGCGGGAATGGATGGAGGCCGCGGAAGCCGCGGTCGCCGATCGCTGA
- the miaA gene encoding tRNA (adenosine(37)-N6)-dimethylallyltransferase MiaA has product MISPAQQPRPVAVVGPTATGKTALAVELALALDGEVVNADALQLYRGMDIGTAKATVQERRGVPHHLLDVLDVTETASVAAYQRDARGTIERILDAGRVPVLTGGSGLYVQAVLDDLRFPGTDPAVRARLDEEAAEFGTAALYTRLGERDPVAAAAILPTNTRRIVRALEVIEITGEPFSANLPKPGPARWDTVLIGVDREVAELDERVDLRVERMFEGGLVDEVRALLGRGLRDGKTASRALGYQQVLAELDGEGDFAAAAAATAQATRRFVRRQRSWFRRDKRIQWFDGGTADLAARVLAALDQ; this is encoded by the coding sequence GTGATCAGCCCTGCTCAACAGCCCCGTCCGGTGGCTGTCGTCGGCCCCACCGCCACCGGGAAGACGGCGCTGGCCGTCGAGCTCGCGCTGGCGCTGGACGGCGAGGTGGTGAACGCCGACGCGCTCCAGCTCTACCGGGGCATGGACATCGGCACCGCCAAAGCGACTGTGCAAGAGCGGCGAGGGGTCCCGCACCACCTGCTGGACGTACTCGACGTGACCGAGACCGCGTCGGTCGCCGCCTATCAGCGTGATGCCCGCGGCACGATCGAGCGGATTCTCGACGCGGGCCGGGTTCCGGTGCTGACTGGCGGCTCTGGGCTGTATGTGCAGGCGGTCCTGGACGACCTCCGTTTCCCCGGCACCGACCCCGCGGTGCGCGCGCGGCTCGACGAAGAGGCCGCCGAATTCGGCACCGCCGCGCTCTACACCCGGCTGGGGGAGCGCGACCCGGTCGCGGCGGCCGCGATCCTGCCCACGAACACTCGCCGCATCGTGCGCGCGCTGGAGGTCATCGAGATCACCGGCGAGCCGTTCTCGGCGAATCTGCCGAAACCGGGTCCGGCGCGCTGGGACACCGTGCTGATCGGGGTCGACCGCGAGGTCGCCGAGCTGGACGAGCGCGTCGACCTGCGGGTGGAGCGGATGTTCGAAGGCGGTCTCGTGGACGAGGTGCGCGCGTTGCTCGGTCGTGGTTTACGGGACGGGAAGACCGCTTCCCGGGCGCTCGGTTACCAGCAAGTGCTGGCCGAGTTGGACGGCGAAGGAGACTTCGCGGCGGCAGCGGCGGCGACCGCGCAGGCCACTCGCAGGTTCGTGCGGCGGCAGCGTTCGTGGTTCCGGCGGGACAAGCGGATCCAGTGGTTCGACGGCGGAACGGCGGACCTGGCCGCGCGGGTCCTCGCCGCGCTCGACCAGTAG
- the miaB gene encoding tRNA (N6-isopentenyl adenosine(37)-C2)-methylthiotransferase MiaB: MNAKTYQIRTFGCQMNVHDSERLAGQLEEAGYVPASAPAKPDLVVFNTCAVRENADNKLYGTLGHLRPDKVANPDMQIAVGGCLAQKDRGDIVKRAPWVDVVFGTHNIGSLPTLLERARHNAEAEVEILESLETFPSTLPARRESSYASWVSVSVGCNNTCTFCIVPSLRGKERDRRPGEILAEVEALVAEGVLEVTLLGQNVNSYGVEFGDRLAFGKLLRATGGIDGLERVRFTSPHPAAFTSDVIDAMAETPNVCHQLHMPLQSGSDRVLREMRRSYRSTRFLNILDEVRAKMPDAAITTDIIVGFPGETEEDFQATLDVVRAARFSSAFTFQYSKRPGTPAAEMAEQLPKEVVQERYDRLVELQNEISWEENRKLVGRRVELLVAAGEGRKDAETHRMSGRARDGRLVHFTPSGAAVDRSVRPGDVVETVISYGAPHHLVADGDLLTHRRTRAGDNAEAGLRPKTSGVTLGLPGFGAPAAQPAPVSGCAG; encoded by the coding sequence ATGAACGCGAAAACGTACCAGATCCGCACGTTCGGCTGCCAGATGAACGTGCACGACTCCGAACGGCTCGCCGGGCAGCTCGAGGAAGCCGGCTACGTCCCCGCTTCCGCGCCGGCGAAGCCGGATCTGGTCGTGTTCAACACCTGCGCCGTGCGGGAGAACGCGGACAACAAGCTCTACGGCACCCTCGGGCACCTCCGCCCGGACAAGGTCGCCAATCCGGACATGCAGATCGCCGTCGGCGGCTGCCTCGCGCAGAAGGACCGCGGCGACATCGTCAAGCGCGCGCCGTGGGTCGACGTCGTCTTCGGGACGCACAACATCGGCTCGCTGCCGACGCTGCTGGAGCGCGCGCGGCACAACGCCGAGGCCGAGGTCGAAATCCTCGAATCGCTCGAGACGTTCCCGTCCACGCTGCCCGCGCGCCGCGAATCGTCCTACGCGAGCTGGGTGTCGGTTTCGGTCGGCTGCAACAACACCTGCACGTTCTGCATCGTGCCGTCGCTGCGCGGCAAGGAGCGCGACCGCCGTCCCGGCGAGATTCTCGCCGAGGTCGAGGCGCTGGTCGCCGAGGGCGTGCTCGAGGTGACCCTGCTGGGCCAGAACGTGAACTCCTACGGCGTCGAGTTCGGCGACCGGCTCGCGTTCGGCAAGCTGCTGCGCGCCACCGGCGGGATCGACGGACTGGAGCGCGTGCGGTTCACCTCGCCGCATCCGGCCGCGTTCACCTCGGACGTCATCGACGCGATGGCCGAGACGCCGAACGTCTGCCACCAGCTGCACATGCCGCTGCAGTCCGGTTCGGACCGGGTGCTGCGCGAGATGCGCCGGTCGTACCGGTCGACGCGGTTCCTGAACATCCTCGACGAGGTGCGCGCCAAGATGCCGGACGCCGCCATCACCACCGACATCATCGTCGGCTTCCCCGGCGAGACCGAGGAAGACTTCCAGGCGACGCTCGACGTCGTGCGCGCCGCGCGGTTCTCCAGCGCGTTCACCTTCCAGTACTCGAAGCGCCCCGGCACGCCCGCCGCGGAGATGGCGGAGCAGCTGCCGAAGGAGGTCGTGCAGGAGCGCTACGACCGGCTGGTCGAGCTGCAGAACGAGATCTCCTGGGAAGAGAACCGCAAGCTGGTCGGTCGCCGCGTCGAGCTGCTGGTCGCCGCGGGCGAGGGCCGCAAGGACGCCGAGACGCACCGGATGAGCGGGCGCGCCCGCGACGGACGGCTGGTGCACTTCACGCCGTCCGGTGCGGCCGTCGACCGCTCGGTCCGGCCGGGCGACGTCGTGGAGACGGTGATCAGCTACGGCGCGCCGCACCACCTCGTCGCCGACGGCGACCTCCTGACGCATCGCCGCACGCGAGCGGGCGACAACGCCGAAGCCGGTCTTCGGCCCAAGACGAGCGGGGTCACCCTGGGACTGCCGGGCTTCGGAGCCCCGGCGGCGCAGCCGGCCCCGGTGAGTGGGTGTGCAGGATGA